Proteins encoded in a region of the Planococcus shixiaomingii genome:
- a CDS encoding thioredoxin domain-containing protein, whose product MNEPEKDPAIDARPNSEKNWLSLEKSPYLLQHERNPVNWYPWGNAAFERAMRENKPVFLSIGYSTCHWCHVMEEESFEDEEVAALLNNHFIAIKVDREERPDIDSIYMNVCQMLTGEGGWPLNVFLTPEQKPFYAGTYFPKTGKYGRPGMMDVLPQLLNIYKNDAERIADIAGKLTLALQPDNSSTQDKIPFHVLNKAFSILESEFDQVYGGFGTAPKFPTPSMLLYLLRYSQVKANPKAFEMVKKTLSAIADGGIYDHIGYGFARYSTDQQWLVPHFEKMLYDQAQLLTVYTEAYLIKPDPLYKKIVYDTIEFIEREMTHPKGGFYSGIDADSEGKEGTYYVWSGTEIDSILGAEKAALYNEVYNITRQGNFEGKNIPNLISTNKPGIAEKHGLSTDELEKELENCRVLLLTKRQERKYPHLDDKILTAWNGMCIAALAKAGAVFSEPSFIGLAQKAAAFVDGELWQNDFLYARFRDGEAKHMGYLDDYAHLLAGQLELFLATGETVHIQKAVRLANLLFERFADTEFYGFFFTDKETEALIVRDKSIIDSAMPSGNGIAIQQLWRLAKLTGDNELLTKTEQAMNSFADEAIRYPTAVLSLLTARMAFEADGKEVVVSGTDEKMKLELYDFIRTTYRPHDVWLEAEDVLVPETAALTEGRHHDDKLFAVYICEHSVCQMPIFDLNEAKQALI is encoded by the coding sequence ATGAACGAGCCTGAAAAAGATCCGGCAATCGATGCGCGTCCAAACTCGGAAAAAAATTGGCTGTCCTTGGAAAAGTCACCATATCTCCTGCAGCATGAAAGGAATCCGGTAAACTGGTATCCGTGGGGAAATGCGGCATTCGAGCGTGCAATGCGCGAAAACAAACCGGTGTTTTTATCGATCGGCTACAGCACTTGCCATTGGTGCCATGTGATGGAAGAAGAGTCGTTTGAAGATGAAGAAGTGGCCGCACTATTGAACAACCACTTCATCGCCATCAAAGTTGACCGCGAAGAACGCCCTGACATCGACTCAATTTATATGAACGTTTGCCAAATGCTGACTGGCGAAGGCGGGTGGCCATTAAATGTCTTTTTGACACCTGAGCAAAAACCTTTTTATGCCGGCACCTATTTTCCGAAAACTGGGAAATATGGGCGTCCGGGCATGATGGATGTCTTGCCGCAGCTCCTTAATATCTATAAAAACGACGCAGAAAGAATAGCGGATATTGCCGGCAAGTTGACACTTGCCTTGCAACCGGACAATTCATCAACTCAAGATAAAATTCCGTTCCACGTATTAAACAAAGCTTTTTCGATTCTTGAAAGCGAATTTGATCAGGTCTATGGCGGATTCGGCACTGCCCCAAAATTCCCGACGCCGAGCATGTTGTTGTATTTGCTCCGCTATTCTCAAGTAAAAGCCAATCCAAAAGCGTTTGAGATGGTCAAAAAAACGCTCTCTGCAATTGCAGATGGTGGAATTTACGACCACATCGGCTACGGCTTTGCCCGCTACTCGACCGATCAGCAATGGCTGGTCCCCCATTTCGAGAAAATGCTTTATGACCAAGCACAGCTGCTGACGGTATATACGGAAGCTTATTTGATCAAACCGGATCCGCTCTACAAGAAAATTGTTTACGACACCATTGAATTTATTGAGCGCGAAATGACTCATCCCAAAGGCGGATTTTATTCGGGGATCGATGCGGATAGTGAAGGCAAGGAAGGCACTTATTACGTTTGGTCGGGGACCGAAATCGATTCGATACTTGGCGCTGAAAAAGCCGCGTTATATAACGAAGTTTACAACATCACCCGCCAAGGCAATTTCGAAGGCAAAAACATCCCTAATTTGATCAGTACAAATAAACCCGGTATTGCAGAAAAACATGGACTGAGCACAGATGAATTGGAAAAAGAATTGGAGAATTGCCGCGTTTTGCTGCTCACGAAAAGGCAAGAACGGAAGTACCCGCATTTGGATGATAAAATTTTAACGGCTTGGAACGGCATGTGCATCGCAGCACTCGCAAAGGCTGGCGCAGTTTTTTCAGAACCTAGTTTCATTGGGCTTGCGCAAAAAGCGGCTGCATTTGTTGACGGCGAGTTATGGCAAAATGATTTTTTGTATGCCCGCTTCCGGGATGGCGAAGCCAAGCATATGGGTTATCTTGATGACTACGCACATTTACTGGCCGGGCAATTGGAATTGTTTTTAGCAACTGGAGAAACTGTCCATATTCAAAAAGCTGTCCGCTTGGCTAATCTATTGTTCGAACGGTTTGCGGATACGGAATTCTATGGCTTTTTCTTTACTGACAAGGAAACAGAAGCGCTTATTGTCCGTGATAAATCAATAATTGACAGTGCCATGCCTTCTGGCAACGGCATTGCCATACAGCAATTATGGCGGCTTGCCAAACTGACCGGTGACAACGAACTGCTCACGAAAACTGAACAAGCGATGAATTCGTTTGCCGACGAGGCCATTCGCTACCCTACAGCGGTGCTGTCATTACTGACTGCCCGTATGGCTTTTGAAGCGGACGGCAAAGAAGTTGTTGTCAGCGGAACAGATGAAAAAATGAAACTAGAGCTGTATGATTTTATCCGCACTACTTACCGGCCACATGACGTCTGGCTGGAAGCTGAAGATGTTTTAGTACCTGAAACTGCAGCGCTGACTGAAGGCCGGCATCACGATGACAAACTTTTTGCTGTTTATATTTGTGAGCATTCGGTTTGCCAAATGCCGATTTTTGATTTGAATGAAGCGAAACAAGCTTTAATATAA
- a CDS encoding HAD family hydrolase has translation MRVAIFDFDGTLYSKETFQLMMDHLKNHPEHSARYRQFFRAILPPYIGSKLKIYPEKKMRERSVQAYLAALETFSQHDLEEYFGEIAAKMHDDMNQSVVERLKQHVANDDYVMLVSGAFTPLLHAVTKQMPIKTIIGTEIPYKNDMLDHKSPISHVQGPLKTEKIKQALEGQQIDWANSYAYGDSHSDLPVLELVGHPVCVHPEPRLRTVAEKRKWEII, from the coding sequence ATGCGCGTCGCCATATTTGATTTTGATGGAACTTTGTATTCAAAAGAAACTTTCCAGCTGATGATGGACCATCTGAAAAACCATCCTGAGCACAGCGCACGTTATCGCCAATTTTTCCGTGCTATTTTGCCGCCGTATATCGGCAGCAAGCTGAAAATATATCCCGAAAAGAAAATGCGGGAACGTTCGGTTCAAGCCTATTTGGCCGCTCTTGAGACCTTCTCCCAACATGATTTGGAAGAATACTTTGGTGAAATCGCTGCGAAGATGCACGATGACATGAATCAGAGTGTAGTAGAACGGCTCAAGCAACACGTGGCAAACGATGACTACGTAATGCTTGTGTCAGGTGCCTTCACCCCGCTTCTTCATGCAGTCACAAAACAAATGCCGATAAAAACGATCATCGGCACTGAAATTCCATATAAAAACGATATGTTAGATCACAAATCTCCGATTTCACATGTTCAAGGACCGTTAAAAACAGAAAAAATAAAACAAGCATTGGAAGGACAACAAATCGACTGGGCCAATAGCTACGCATATGGCGATAGCCATTCCGACTTGCCAGTCCTGGAACTGGTCGGCCATCCAGTTTGTGTCCATCCTGAACCACGCCTTCGCACCGTCGCCGAAAAACGTAAGTGGGAAATTATATAA
- a CDS encoding ABC transporter substrate-binding protein, translating to MKKKNTFIAMCASLALFLGACGGGEEGQTGSGGSSEDKVLEMGTSADFAPFESRNPEGEFVGFDIELAQHIADELGYELKINDMKFDGLIGALQNNRVDMVLSGMSATEERKENVDFSIEYNRSGEIFITTPDSPIKTLEDLEGKTLGVQLGSIQEEGANEIKETEGLNYEIKALDESGALIQELLSNRVDAVYMDKAAGLGYVNEQDLAYFDDPTTSSPGMAVAFPKGSELVDDVNKVLEEAEKSGKLQELKDKWLSEEQTE from the coding sequence ATGAAAAAGAAAAATACGTTTATTGCTATGTGCGCATCGCTGGCATTATTTTTAGGGGCTTGCGGCGGCGGAGAAGAAGGCCAGACAGGTTCAGGCGGATCTTCTGAAGATAAAGTGCTTGAAATGGGCACGTCAGCTGATTTCGCACCATTTGAGTCACGTAATCCCGAAGGCGAATTTGTAGGCTTTGATATCGAACTTGCCCAGCATATTGCAGATGAGCTTGGCTACGAATTAAAAATAAACGATATGAAATTTGATGGATTGATTGGTGCACTTCAAAACAATCGTGTGGACATGGTTCTTTCTGGTATGTCTGCAACTGAAGAACGAAAAGAAAACGTTGATTTCTCAATCGAGTACAACCGTTCTGGAGAAATTTTCATTACTACTCCTGATTCTCCGATTAAAACTCTGGAAGATTTAGAAGGCAAAACGCTTGGTGTTCAGCTTGGATCAATCCAGGAAGAAGGCGCAAACGAAATAAAAGAAACTGAAGGCCTCAACTATGAGATCAAAGCCCTTGATGAGTCCGGAGCTCTTATCCAAGAACTTTTGAGCAACCGTGTTGATGCTGTTTATATGGATAAAGCGGCTGGCCTTGGGTACGTCAATGAACAGGATTTAGCATATTTTGACGATCCGACTACAAGTTCCCCGGGTATGGCTGTAGCTTTCCCGAAAGGCAGCGAACTAGTAGATGACGTCAACAAAGTTTTGGAAGAAGCAGAAAAAAGCGGCAAACTTCAAGAACTTAAAGATAAATGGTTATCAGAAGAGCAAACCGAATAA
- a CDS encoding amino acid ABC transporter permease, producing MNLDFAQMVPYIPFMLQGIWVTLKFVFFAIILGAILGTLLALCKISHIKILRWLADAYTSVFRGTPLILQLMIIYYAIPQLTGYDIDAFLAAILAFGLNSSAYISEIIRAGIQAVDKGQMEAAHALGIPYRQMMKDIILPQALKNILPALMNEFITLTKESAIVSTIGYLDLMRRAQVVGADLFRNFEPLLFVGVIYWCLVMGLTVIGRKFERRLKKSD from the coding sequence ATGAATTTGGATTTCGCCCAAATGGTGCCCTATATTCCTTTTATGCTCCAAGGAATATGGGTCACTTTAAAATTTGTATTCTTTGCAATTATCTTAGGTGCCATTCTCGGCACACTTTTGGCATTGTGCAAAATAAGCCATATAAAGATTTTAAGATGGTTGGCGGACGCCTACACATCTGTATTCCGCGGAACGCCTCTTATCTTGCAGTTGATGATCATCTATTATGCTATTCCTCAATTGACCGGTTATGATATTGATGCATTTTTAGCAGCTATTTTAGCGTTCGGCTTAAACTCCTCGGCCTATATTTCTGAAATTATCCGTGCCGGAATCCAAGCAGTCGACAAAGGGCAAATGGAAGCTGCCCATGCACTTGGAATTCCATATCGCCAAATGATGAAAGACATTATTTTGCCGCAGGCGTTGAAAAACATTTTGCCTGCTTTGATGAATGAATTTATTACGTTGACTAAAGAGTCTGCCATCGTTTCGACAATCGGCTATTTAGACTTGATGCGCCGTGCACAAGTTGTCGGGGCGGATCTGTTCCGCAACTTCGAGCCTTTGCTGTTTGTCGGCGTCATTTACTGGTGTCTCGTCATGGGATTAACAGTGATCGGAAGAAAGTTCGAACGGAGGCTGAAAAAGAGTGATTAA
- a CDS encoding amino acid ABC transporter ATP-binding protein has product MIKVEKLHKSFGNHEVLKNITTEIKKGQVVSIIGPSGSGKSTFLRCLNLLETPTSGTIWIDGKNLMDSKKGNPKIRQQIGMVFQHFHLFPHMTVLENLTYAPIKVKGEKKAVADDKARTLLKRVGLAEKEKAYPSSLSGGQKQRVAIARALAMEPELMLFDEPTSALDPEMVKEVLDVMKDLAKSGMTMAVVTHEMGFAREVADRVLFLDHGVLVEEGVPAEFFISPKTDRARDFLEKVL; this is encoded by the coding sequence GTGATTAAGGTAGAAAAATTGCACAAAAGCTTCGGCAATCATGAAGTTTTAAAAAACATCACCACTGAAATTAAAAAAGGCCAAGTGGTTTCCATAATCGGGCCCTCAGGATCCGGGAAATCAACGTTTCTGCGCTGCTTGAACTTGCTGGAAACACCTACATCCGGAACCATTTGGATCGACGGCAAAAACTTGATGGATTCGAAAAAAGGCAATCCCAAAATCCGGCAGCAAATCGGCATGGTATTCCAGCATTTTCACTTATTTCCGCACATGACCGTTCTTGAAAATCTGACGTATGCACCAATTAAAGTGAAAGGCGAAAAAAAAGCTGTTGCCGATGATAAAGCACGCACATTATTGAAACGTGTTGGCTTAGCTGAAAAAGAAAAAGCGTACCCAAGCAGTTTATCGGGCGGCCAAAAACAGCGTGTGGCGATTGCACGTGCGCTCGCGATGGAACCGGAACTTATGCTTTTTGATGAACCAACTTCAGCGCTCGATCCTGAGATGGTTAAAGAAGTGCTCGATGTAATGAAAGATTTAGCAAAATCCGGTATGACAATGGCGGTAGTTACACACGAAATGGGCTTTGCCCGTGAAGTTGCAGACCGCGTCTTATTCCTGGACCACGGCGTATTGGTCGAAGAAGGAGTTCCTGCTGAATTTTTCATCAGTCCAAAAACAGATCGTGCTAGAGATTTTCTGGAAAAAGTATTATAA
- a CDS encoding serine hydrolase, protein MAFSILKNRVEGRFTNIESKYSVFIETEGQVISLNGNNKMRAASVIKVPILLEGYRQIDQGEISGINAFSFTEKDLIGGSGVLAHLNSVRRLSLKDILTLMTIVSDNTASNMAIMLLGMENINALSGKLGCENTVLERLFMDFEAAGKGLDNFTSAKDMVLFLKSLDTGNIVSEESREQVIHTLKQQQFIDNLHGRFDEDSEVTIASKSGSLSGVVNDVGIFEYRGTKAYVAVLLNDLPDNHTGQEIIADIGWYVYEYLTGQNKTR, encoded by the coding sequence ATGGCATTCAGTATATTGAAAAACCGAGTTGAGGGACGATTCACGAACATTGAAAGTAAGTATAGCGTTTTTATTGAAACAGAAGGACAAGTTATTTCCTTAAATGGCAACAACAAAATGCGCGCTGCGAGTGTCATTAAAGTGCCGATTTTGCTCGAAGGCTACCGGCAAATCGACCAAGGAGAGATCAGCGGTATAAATGCTTTCAGCTTCACTGAGAAAGATTTAATTGGTGGAAGCGGTGTTTTGGCGCATTTAAATTCAGTCCGCCGATTATCATTAAAGGATATTTTGACGCTGATGACGATTGTATCGGATAATACGGCTTCCAATATGGCAATCATGTTACTAGGCATGGAAAACATCAATGCGTTATCCGGGAAGCTTGGATGTGAGAATACAGTGTTAGAAAGGCTTTTTATGGATTTTGAAGCTGCTGGAAAAGGGCTTGATAATTTTACATCTGCAAAAGATATGGTTCTGTTTTTAAAATCTTTAGACACGGGGAACATAGTGTCAGAAGAAAGTAGAGAGCAGGTAATACATACGCTAAAGCAACAGCAATTCATAGATAATTTGCACGGTCGATTTGACGAAGATAGTGAAGTGACGATTGCCAGCAAATCAGGGAGCTTGTCGGGAGTGGTCAATGATGTGGGGATTTTTGAATACAGAGGAACGAAAGCTTATGTTGCAGTGCTGCTAAATGATTTGCCGGACAACCACACAGGACAGGAAATCATCGCCGATATCGGCTGGTACGTCTATGAATACTTGACTGGACAGAACAAAACCCGCTAA
- a CDS encoding LLM class flavin-dependent oxidoreductase — protein sequence MQTKKFENIPLAVLDLAPINEGSNAAQSFKNSAELAQHVEKWGFNRYWLAEHHNMPGIGSSATSVLIGHIAGATETIRVGSGGIMLPNHAPLVIAEQFGTLETLYPGRIDLGLGRAPGSDQATAYALRRTLQSSGDDFPEQVAELEEYFSSNTSARVQAYPGAGLNIPLWLLGSSGFSAQLAAFKGLPFSFASHFAPDYTMQALQLYHQNFKPSAALKEPYAMVGVNVIAADSQERAEWLATSQQQQMFSLMRGMPTMLKSPIDRLEDVWSDREIAMFREKLETESMIVGTPDVVREKLRNFILKTRANEVIINSQIFHQEDRLRSYEIVADLME from the coding sequence ATGCAAACTAAGAAATTTGAAAATATACCTTTAGCGGTCCTCGATTTGGCTCCGATAAATGAAGGCAGCAATGCGGCACAATCTTTTAAGAACAGTGCGGAGCTTGCCCAGCATGTGGAAAAATGGGGCTTTAACCGCTATTGGCTGGCTGAACACCATAATATGCCGGGTATCGGCAGTTCAGCGACGTCAGTATTGATTGGCCATATAGCCGGCGCAACGGAAACGATACGTGTCGGTTCAGGCGGCATCATGTTGCCTAACCATGCGCCGTTAGTGATTGCTGAACAATTCGGTACGCTCGAAACACTATATCCTGGAAGGATTGACCTGGGATTAGGGCGCGCTCCAGGCAGCGACCAGGCAACAGCTTACGCGTTGCGCAGAACCTTGCAGAGCAGTGGAGATGATTTTCCGGAACAAGTGGCTGAACTTGAAGAATACTTTTCCAGCAATACGTCAGCGCGTGTGCAGGCATATCCAGGTGCTGGTTTGAATATTCCACTCTGGCTTTTAGGATCGAGCGGTTTTAGCGCACAGTTGGCTGCTTTTAAAGGTCTGCCATTTTCCTTTGCAAGCCACTTTGCCCCAGATTATACGATGCAGGCGTTGCAATTGTATCATCAAAACTTTAAGCCATCTGCTGCTTTAAAAGAACCCTATGCAATGGTTGGTGTCAATGTGATTGCAGCCGATTCGCAAGAGCGTGCAGAATGGCTCGCGACTTCTCAGCAGCAGCAAATGTTTTCGCTTATGCGGGGTATGCCTACAATGCTGAAATCGCCAATCGACCGATTAGAAGACGTTTGGTCAGACCGTGAAATCGCAATGTTCCGCGAAAAACTTGAAACAGAATCGATGATAGTTGGAACTCCGGATGTTGTCCGGGAGAAGTTGAGAAACTTTATTTTAAAAACAAGGGCCAACGAAGTGATTATCAACTCGCAAATTTTCCATCAAGAAGACCGTCTGCGCTCTTATGAAATTGTGGCAGATTTAATGGAATAA
- a CDS encoding GNAT family N-acetyltransferase, whose product MLVRYKKSCEKIAMGLLSFMPEERELKKLKETMNIYQVNPNWHLFLWKEGEAFVGLVGIEADEEHFTLQHISVNPSFHGEGIGRAMVEKIQQLMPNQKIKGTAVTEAFLEKCSEAKFALI is encoded by the coding sequence ATGTTGGTTCGATACAAGAAATCATGTGAAAAAATCGCTATGGGGCTGTTGTCTTTTATGCCTGAAGAGCGAGAACTAAAAAAACTAAAAGAAACGATGAATATATATCAAGTGAACCCAAATTGGCATTTATTCCTTTGGAAAGAAGGAGAAGCTTTTGTAGGGTTGGTCGGCATTGAAGCTGATGAGGAACATTTTACGCTTCAGCATATTTCGGTGAATCCTTCTTTTCATGGCGAAGGAATCGGCCGTGCCATGGTTGAAAAAATCCAGCAATTGATGCCAAATCAAAAAATAAAAGGCACAGCAGTGACAGAAGCATTTTTAGAAAAATGCTCTGAAGCAAAGTTCGCTTTAATTTAA
- a CDS encoding 5-methyltetrahydropteroyltriglutamate--homocysteine S-methyltransferase has protein sequence MTTTTTKAPFKADHVGSLLRPDSIHKARQEFKDGSITAEQLRKVETREIKRIVDKQIEVGLQAVTDGEFRRTFWHTDFMASIKGFEGYTPDHGYKFKHGETEAYDVRNIGKVSFSSDHPFVKDFIEFKEIVADRAVAKLTIPSPNQFFNEGIRDVNLYPDIEVYAQDVIQAYRDAIQTFYDAGARYIQLDDVYIAGLSSPDIPFNDKQYPREFLIDLALRVANGVLEGKPEDLTVTTHLCRGNYRSDWAFEGSYALIAPTLFAKEKVDGFFLEYDDERSGSFQPLEHIPKGGAKVVLGVFTSKHGELEDKELIKSRVKEASQFVPLDQICLSPQCGFASTHHGNILTEEQQWNKLKYIVELSEEILNN, from the coding sequence ATGACCACAACAACTACAAAAGCCCCATTCAAAGCTGACCACGTAGGAAGCCTGCTTCGCCCTGACTCTATACATAAAGCGAGGCAGGAGTTTAAAGATGGCAGCATTACGGCCGAACAATTGCGGAAAGTGGAAACAAGAGAAATCAAGCGAATTGTCGACAAGCAAATCGAAGTCGGGCTTCAAGCCGTGACTGATGGCGAGTTCCGCCGTACTTTCTGGCATACAGATTTCATGGCTTCTATTAAAGGCTTCGAAGGATATACTCCTGATCACGGATACAAATTTAAACATGGCGAAACAGAAGCGTACGATGTGCGAAATATCGGGAAAGTTTCTTTTAGCTCAGATCATCCTTTCGTTAAAGATTTTATCGAATTTAAAGAAATTGTCGCAGACCGTGCTGTTGCAAAGCTGACCATCCCAAGCCCGAACCAATTTTTCAACGAAGGCATCCGGGACGTTAACTTATATCCCGATATAGAAGTATACGCACAAGACGTCATTCAAGCTTACCGGGATGCGATCCAAACGTTCTACGATGCGGGCGCACGCTATATCCAGCTTGATGACGTTTACATTGCCGGCCTTTCTTCACCGGACATTCCGTTCAACGACAAACAGTATCCGCGTGAATTCCTGATCGATTTAGCCCTGCGTGTAGCTAATGGCGTACTAGAAGGAAAGCCTGAAGATTTAACTGTGACAACTCATCTCTGTCGAGGCAACTACCGTTCCGATTGGGCTTTCGAAGGAAGTTATGCGCTGATCGCTCCAACGTTATTCGCCAAAGAAAAAGTGGATGGCTTCTTCTTGGAATATGACGATGAGCGTTCGGGCAGTTTTCAGCCGCTTGAGCACATTCCGAAAGGCGGCGCCAAAGTTGTTCTCGGGGTGTTCACTTCAAAACACGGCGAACTTGAGGACAAAGAACTTATTAAATCACGCGTCAAGGAGGCCAGCCAATTTGTGCCACTCGATCAAATCTGCTTATCGCCGCAATGCGGATTTGCGTCAACACATCACGGCAATATCCTGACAGAAGAGCAGCAATGGAATAAATTAAAATACATTGTCGAATTGTCAGAAGAAATTTTGAACAACTAA
- a CDS encoding NAD(P)-dependent malic enzyme, which produces MSNLKTDSLHLHRKHQGKLEVRSKVAVENQYDLSLAYSPGVAEPCKEIAEEPAKVYDYTMKGNTVAVVTDGTAVLGLGNIGPAAALPVMEGKALLFKTFAGVDAFPICLDTTDPETIVNTVKLLEPGFGGVNLEDISAPACFIIEQRLKKEMNIPVFHDDQHGTAIVTLAGLVNALKLTDRAVAETKVVVNGAGAAGIAVIKLLHSYGFNDLMMCDTKGAIFEGRSYGMNPFKEEVGKFTNREKREGLLAEVIQGADVFIGVSAEGALKPEMVRSMNKDSIIFAMANPNPEILPHLAKEAGAKVVGTGRSDFPNQINNVLAFPGIFRGALDVQASDINDSMKIAAVKAIAGLLNEQEIRDDFIIPPPFDARVAPAVAEAVAKAAIESGVARSLLAFEAITQPL; this is translated from the coding sequence TTGTCTAATTTAAAAACTGACTCTTTGCATTTGCACCGCAAGCATCAAGGGAAGTTGGAGGTTCGGTCGAAAGTAGCTGTGGAAAACCAGTACGATTTGAGTTTGGCCTATTCTCCTGGAGTTGCAGAGCCATGCAAAGAAATTGCAGAGGAGCCGGCAAAAGTATATGACTATACAATGAAAGGGAATACCGTTGCTGTCGTGACTGACGGCACAGCAGTTCTTGGGCTTGGCAATATCGGTCCAGCTGCTGCTTTGCCGGTAATGGAGGGAAAGGCGCTGCTTTTTAAAACTTTTGCAGGAGTGGACGCGTTCCCGATATGTCTTGATACCACAGATCCTGAAACCATTGTCAATACAGTAAAATTGCTGGAACCGGGATTTGGGGGAGTAAACTTGGAAGACATTTCTGCTCCGGCTTGCTTTATCATTGAACAGCGCCTGAAAAAGGAAATGAACATTCCCGTTTTCCATGACGACCAACACGGAACTGCCATTGTGACACTGGCTGGATTAGTGAATGCATTGAAACTAACGGACCGGGCAGTGGCAGAAACGAAAGTCGTGGTAAATGGCGCAGGCGCAGCGGGTATTGCCGTCATTAAGCTGCTGCATTCGTATGGCTTCAACGATTTGATGATGTGCGATACAAAAGGTGCAATTTTTGAAGGAAGATCTTATGGCATGAACCCGTTTAAAGAAGAAGTAGGGAAATTTACTAATCGCGAAAAAAGAGAAGGGTTATTGGCTGAAGTTATCCAAGGGGCGGACGTTTTCATCGGCGTATCGGCTGAAGGCGCATTAAAGCCTGAGATGGTGCGTTCAATGAATAAGGATTCGATCATTTTCGCTATGGCCAATCCAAACCCGGAAATCTTGCCGCATTTAGCGAAAGAAGCCGGCGCGAAAGTTGTTGGCACGGGACGTTCGGATTTTCCGAACCAAATCAATAATGTTTTGGCTTTTCCGGGCATCTTTAGAGGGGCCCTCGACGTTCAGGCAAGCGATATTAACGATTCAATGAAAATAGCCGCCGTTAAAGCGATTGCCGGACTGTTGAATGAGCAGGAAATCCGTGACGACTTTATTATTCCACCACCATTTGATGCCCGAGTGGCACCGGCTGTTGCAGAAGCAGTAGCGAAAGCAGCGATAGAAAGCGGAGTTGCGAGAAGCCTACTCGCTTTTGAAGCAATAACACAGCCACTTTAA
- a CDS encoding SDR family NAD(P)-dependent oxidoreductase, giving the protein MTAYFTELAGKTVIVTGGSKGIGKDIALTFAKLGANVVISGRDQTRLEETLGELQKFNGNCIAVEGDLSDIQQVKRLINESASIFGTIDVLVNNAGVNIAKPAMEVTEEDWDTVLDLNLKSVFFASQAAAKYMLQQKSGRIINIASQMAFVGYIKRAAYCSSKGGLVQLTKALAVEWAKEGVRVNAVAPTFIETELTAKMFEDAEFKKDVENRILLDGLSQPRDISGAVLYLASDLANFVTGETIKVDGGWTAI; this is encoded by the coding sequence ATGACGGCCTACTTTACCGAACTCGCAGGCAAGACTGTAATCGTGACCGGGGGCAGCAAAGGAATCGGCAAAGACATCGCCTTGACATTTGCGAAACTTGGAGCAAATGTGGTGATTTCCGGGCGTGACCAGACGAGGCTTGAAGAAACTTTAGGAGAGCTGCAGAAGTTTAATGGCAACTGCATCGCTGTTGAGGGAGATTTAAGCGATATTCAGCAAGTGAAGCGTTTAATCAATGAGTCGGCTTCCATTTTCGGAACCATCGATGTGCTTGTCAACAATGCCGGCGTCAATATAGCAAAACCGGCGATGGAAGTGACAGAAGAAGACTGGGATACGGTTCTGGACCTTAATTTGAAGTCTGTGTTTTTTGCGAGCCAGGCAGCTGCGAAATACATGCTCCAACAAAAAAGCGGCCGCATCATTAACATCGCTTCGCAAATGGCATTCGTTGGCTATATCAAACGGGCTGCCTATTGCTCTAGCAAAGGAGGACTTGTGCAGCTGACAAAGGCGCTGGCGGTGGAGTGGGCAAAAGAAGGCGTCCGCGTCAACGCTGTAGCCCCGACCTTTATTGAAACAGAACTGACAGCAAAAATGTTCGAGGATGCAGAATTTAAAAAAGATGTAGAAAACCGCATTTTACTGGATGGCTTATCCCAGCCGCGTGATATCTCGGGAGCGGTTTTATACTTGGCGTCAGACCTCGCAAATTTTGTCACCGGTGAAACCATTAAAGTCGATGGTGGATGGACCGCAATATAA